The Wolbachia endosymbiont of Ctenocephalides felis wCfeT genome includes a region encoding these proteins:
- the greA gene encoding transcription elongation factor GreA codes for MASSIISKFPITKEGFEQMQAKLEKLKEEKPSVIQAISDARDQGDLSENAEYHAARERLGFIEGRIMEVENKISHAEVIEAKDLSGDSVMFGATVTLSMLNDDDTEVEYVYKIVGEYEADVSKQLISTSSPLGSALIGKKVGEYVEVIVPSGEKLYKIVKIEFK; via the coding sequence ATGGCTTCGTCCATTATTAGTAAATTTCCTATAACAAAGGAAGGTTTTGAGCAAATGCAGGCAAAGCTTGAAAAATTAAAGGAAGAAAAGCCTTCAGTGATTCAGGCAATTTCCGATGCGCGTGATCAAGGTGATTTATCTGAGAATGCAGAATATCATGCTGCACGTGAGAGGTTAGGCTTTATTGAGGGTCGTATAATGGAAGTGGAGAATAAGATTTCACATGCAGAAGTAATAGAAGCAAAAGATTTATCTGGTGATTCAGTGATGTTTGGTGCAACTGTTACGCTAAGTATGCTGAATGATGATGATACTGAAGTAGAATATGTTTATAAAATTGTTGGTGAATATGAAGCTGATGTTTCAAAACAATTAATATCTACTAGTTCACCACTGGGCAGTGCTTTAATTGGCAAAAAAGTTGGAGAATATGTGGAGGTTATTGTGCCAAGTGGAGAGAAGTTATATAAAATAGTTAAAATTGAGTTTAAATAA
- the ribB gene encoding 3,4-dihydroxy-2-butanone-4-phosphate synthase, translated as MDSDILIDVQGISSVEEVLEDARAGKLFILVDDENRENEGDLIVLAEKVKPEHIAFMVRYGTGIVFLAMTELHMKRLDLDFMKRSNVDEKLIPHTAFTTSIDARYGITTGVSASERAHTILTAVDEKSTKDDIITPGHVFPIIANDGGVLVRNGHTEASVEVAKLVGLSHAAVGCELVNDDGSMMRLPELLKFAEQHKIKLTTIDKLVSYVKN; from the coding sequence ATGGATAGTGATATACTGATCGATGTGCAAGGAATTTCTTCTGTAGAGGAAGTGTTGGAAGATGCAAGAGCTGGTAAGTTATTTATACTAGTTGATGATGAAAATAGAGAAAATGAAGGGGATCTAATTGTTTTAGCTGAAAAAGTAAAGCCAGAGCATATTGCTTTTATGGTAAGATATGGTACTGGTATTGTATTTCTAGCCATGACAGAGCTTCATATGAAAAGATTAGACCTTGATTTTATGAAGAGAAGTAATGTTGATGAAAAGCTTATACCCCATACTGCATTTACTACGTCAATCGATGCACGTTATGGTATTACAACAGGTGTGTCTGCTAGTGAAAGAGCACATACAATACTTACTGCTGTTGATGAAAAAAGCACCAAAGACGATATTATTACTCCTGGTCATGTTTTTCCTATTATTGCAAATGATGGTGGAGTATTAGTACGCAATGGTCATACTGAAGCTAGCGTTGAAGTAGCAAAATTAGTTGGCTTAAGTCATGCAGCTGTTGGATGCGAGTTGGTAAATGATGATGGTTCTATGATGCGCTTACCTGAGCTGCTTAAATTTGCTGAACAACATAAAATTAAGTTAACTACAATTGACAAACTTGTTAGCTACGTTAAAAATTAA
- a CDS encoding M48 family metalloprotease, with the protein MLKIAKFLMLLFFFVYCSNAYSAGIIRDSEVEAMVKELAQPLFTAADIDGDRIKVFIINDNSINAFVVNNNSIFIHLGLLRYSTKPNVLLGILAHEIAHISAGHVLQMRGAMGYFQSIAMISYMVGLVSTVMINPQIASAILLSGISLSSRLFFNYSQEQENVADSYALRYLDESGYDNSGMKEVFDYFKSLEHENTDAYFRTHPLSDKRVFAVQHYKVKNNIKPISVDKLLKFERMLAKLDSFFSPIHVLSSKYEDNERVSEYVNAIVCYRKGRIEEAISRVNSLIQKSSNDPYLYELKAEMLYKVGRLNEAVEAYEESLKYLSDGNSYLVKLALSHTLLLSGNAKKAIFYLEKILSAEPNNAFIWKYLSIAYKRDANTAMHYFALTKKACIEGNLKQFAKYAELAVQTLPKDSPYLLQIEDMRQFYNVHSALWQKNK; encoded by the coding sequence ATGCTTAAAATTGCTAAATTTTTAATGTTATTGTTCTTTTTTGTTTATTGTAGCAATGCTTATTCTGCTGGTATTATTAGAGATAGTGAAGTAGAAGCAATGGTGAAAGAGCTAGCGCAACCTTTATTTACTGCTGCAGATATTGATGGCGATCGAATAAAAGTTTTCATAATTAATGATAATTCAATTAATGCTTTTGTAGTGAATAATAATAGCATTTTTATTCACTTAGGGCTCTTACGATATTCGACTAAACCTAACGTTCTGCTGGGTATATTAGCACATGAAATTGCCCATATATCTGCTGGTCATGTATTGCAGATGAGAGGAGCTATGGGTTATTTTCAATCAATAGCAATGATTAGTTATATGGTGGGGTTAGTGTCGACCGTTATGATTAATCCCCAAATTGCTAGTGCAATTTTGCTAAGTGGCATATCACTGAGCTCTAGACTATTTTTTAATTATTCCCAGGAACAAGAAAATGTGGCAGATAGCTATGCTTTAAGATACCTCGATGAATCTGGCTATGATAATTCGGGTATGAAGGAAGTTTTTGATTATTTTAAAAGTCTTGAGCATGAGAATACCGATGCATACTTTCGTACTCATCCGCTTAGTGATAAACGCGTATTTGCCGTACAGCATTATAAAGTTAAAAATAATATAAAACCAATTTCTGTGGATAAGTTACTTAAATTTGAGCGCATGCTTGCAAAGCTTGATTCCTTTTTTTCTCCTATTCATGTTCTATCTAGTAAGTATGAGGATAATGAAAGAGTTTCTGAATACGTAAACGCTATAGTTTGTTATAGAAAGGGTAGAATAGAAGAGGCTATTAGCAGAGTAAATTCATTGATTCAGAAGTCAAGCAATGATCCTTATCTATATGAGTTAAAAGCGGAAATGCTATACAAAGTAGGAAGGTTAAATGAGGCGGTAGAAGCATATGAAGAATCACTTAAATATTTATCTGATGGTAATAGTTATTTAGTCAAACTTGCGTTGTCTCACACTTTGCTGTTAAGTGGTAATGCGAAAAAGGCTATTTTTTACCTCGAGAAGATTTTAAGTGCAGAGCCAAATAATGCTTTTATTTGGAAGTATTTAAGTATTGCATATAAGCGTGATGCTAATACGGCAATGCATTATTTTGCTTTGACAAAAAAGGCTTGTATTGAAGGTAACTTAAAGCAATTTGCAAAATATGCTGAATTAGCTGTTCAGACTTTACCAAAGGATAGCCCGTATTTATTGCAAATTGAAGATATGAGGCAATTTTATAATGTACATTCAGCTTTATGGCAAAAAAATAAATAG
- the hflK gene encoding FtsH protease activity modulator HflK — translation MFDPWNLDKKSAANSEDVLNKTVSDVKWFFSGLTKNMGKKPYLIVLVVLLLYACMGFYIVHPSEEGIELTFGKYSNTETSGLRYHFPAPIGKVYKVNVKEVNREEIGISGSYGRDVDRGEGVMLTGDENIVNVNFEVQWRVSNAKDYLFKVRDYRPGFSVKNAAESAMREIIGKNTISFALGQGRPEISRDTRVLLQQILDGYQMGIEVLSVQMKKIDPPEKVISSFRDVQSARADKERTINEAYAYSNDIVPRARGEAIRIKLDAEAYESEIVNEAKGNANRFLSLYEEYKENPSLVKNRIYLETMENIFNKVDKVVITDDLKGMFSYLPLTNLGK, via the coding sequence ATGTTTGATCCTTGGAATCTTGATAAAAAGTCAGCAGCAAACAGTGAAGATGTGCTGAATAAGACTGTATCTGATGTAAAATGGTTCTTTAGTGGATTAACTAAGAATATGGGTAAAAAGCCTTATTTGATCGTGCTTGTTGTTTTACTGCTCTATGCTTGCATGGGTTTTTATATTGTTCATCCTAGTGAAGAGGGTATAGAGCTTACTTTCGGAAAATATTCTAACACGGAAACATCTGGTTTGCGCTATCACTTTCCTGCTCCAATAGGCAAGGTCTATAAAGTAAATGTGAAGGAAGTGAACCGTGAAGAGATTGGAATAAGCGGCTCTTACGGTCGAGATGTAGATCGTGGCGAGGGTGTGATGTTGACTGGAGATGAGAACATAGTCAATGTTAATTTTGAGGTCCAATGGCGCGTTAGTAATGCTAAAGATTATTTGTTCAAAGTCCGTGATTACAGACCTGGTTTCAGTGTTAAAAATGCTGCTGAAAGTGCTATGAGGGAGATAATAGGTAAAAATACAATCTCTTTTGCCCTTGGCCAGGGTAGGCCGGAAATTTCCAGAGATACAAGAGTTTTATTGCAGCAGATTCTTGATGGATACCAGATGGGTATAGAAGTTTTATCTGTGCAAATGAAAAAAATTGATCCGCCAGAAAAAGTAATTAGCTCATTCAGGGATGTTCAAAGTGCTCGTGCAGACAAAGAACGCACTATAAACGAAGCATATGCTTATAGCAATGACATCGTACCTCGAGCAAGAGGTGAAGCGATAAGAATAAAATTAGATGCTGAGGCGTATGAAAGTGAAATAGTCAATGAAGCAAAAGGTAACGCAAATCGCTTTTTATCTCTTTATGAAGAATATAAAGAAAATCCTTCTCTTGTGAAGAATCGCATTTACCTTGAAACTATGGAAAACATTTTTAATAAAGTCGATAAAGTTGTCATCACTGATGACTTGAAGGGCATGTTTTCTTATTTACCTCTCACAAATTTAGGGAAATAA
- the hflC gene encoding protease modulator HflC, producing MSRSVKIIFASVFVALLVVLSGSMFVVQESKQAIVIQLGKVVRDVRESGLYFKLPFINSVEFLDKRVLDLSPDKIPREVITADQKRIIVDAYAKYRITNPVVFYQSVRNESGLIRRLYPIMEAHIRENIGKFSLISLLNEKRSEVMQLIQRGVYSEAEKFGIEIIDVRIKRADLPDENSSAIFRRMQTEREKEAKEIRAEGEQAGQEIKSKADKLKREIIASAEKEALEIRGRGYAEATRIYNEAFRVDKEFYNFYRSMNAYSKSFSEKNTKFVLSPNNSFLDILNKGWK from the coding sequence ATGAGTCGTAGTGTAAAAATTATTTTTGCTTCCGTATTTGTTGCATTGTTGGTTGTTTTGTCTGGTTCAATGTTTGTTGTACAAGAGTCAAAACAAGCAATAGTAATTCAGCTTGGTAAAGTTGTAAGAGATGTAAGGGAAAGCGGTTTATATTTTAAATTGCCGTTTATCAATAGTGTGGAGTTTCTCGATAAAAGGGTTTTAGATTTAAGTCCTGATAAAATTCCAAGAGAAGTAATCACTGCAGATCAGAAGCGTATTATAGTGGACGCATATGCGAAATATAGAATTACAAATCCAGTCGTCTTTTATCAGTCTGTACGGAATGAATCAGGTTTAATTAGAAGATTATATCCAATTATGGAAGCTCATATAAGAGAAAATATAGGTAAATTCTCTCTTATTAGTTTACTCAATGAAAAAAGATCTGAAGTTATGCAGTTAATCCAACGTGGAGTTTACTCTGAGGCTGAAAAGTTTGGTATAGAAATAATAGACGTAAGAATTAAGAGAGCAGATTTGCCAGATGAGAATAGCTCTGCAATATTCCGCCGTATGCAAACTGAAAGGGAAAAAGAAGCGAAAGAAATTAGGGCAGAAGGTGAGCAAGCTGGACAAGAAATTAAATCAAAAGCTGATAAATTAAAAAGAGAAATTATTGCAAGTGCAGAAAAAGAAGCTCTTGAAATAAGAGGGCGTGGTTATGCTGAAGCAACTAGAATTTATAATGAAGCATTTAGGGTTGATAAAGAGTTTTATAACTTCTATCGCTCTATGAATGCCTATAGCAAATCATTTTCTGAAAAAAATACTAAGTTTGTGCTTTCACCAAATAATAGTTTTTTGGATATTTTAAATAAGGGATGGAAATAG
- a CDS encoding DegQ family serine endoprotease: MKSKKFILSIFACLLISFSSYADMFNWGAKKIEAPLGEDKVTASCNCNHGFADLVENLIPAVVNISSEQIVKQENNSRTRIPSTPRNNFFDDFREFFEHFDQFFMDKGPSVNREVVLLGSGFIIDKSGTIVTNYHVIKNAKDITVTMSDNSYFKAEVLGYDARTDLAVLKIKSDKDLSFVAFGDSDKARVGDTVVAIGNPFGLGGSVSTGIVSARSRDISIGDMSEFIQTDAAINRGNSGGPLFDLNGEVIGINTAIYSPSESGGNVGIGFAIPSNSAMTIIDTLKNGKKIKHGWLGVQVQPITKEFAESLGLKETRGALVASIVKDSPAEKGGIKVGDILLEFDNKRIDRMTQLPQMVSRAGPEKNVQVRLLRKGKEVSIKVTVGEFTGGSQEVNQEESKSTSDCITGLTVSNLPNDLKESKGDVPAKGVIVTNVDNNSNATLRGVKKGDIIIQLDGADIENTGDFQNQVDLAAKKNGKDSIMLLIYRSGNQFFTSIKLKK; the protein is encoded by the coding sequence ATGAAAAGTAAGAAGTTTATTTTATCTATTTTTGCATGTTTGTTAATTTCGTTTTCTTCGTATGCTGATATGTTCAATTGGGGTGCGAAAAAGATTGAAGCTCCCTTGGGGGAAGACAAAGTTACAGCGTCATGTAATTGCAATCATGGATTTGCTGATTTAGTGGAAAATCTTATTCCTGCGGTTGTAAACATTTCAAGTGAACAAATTGTTAAACAAGAAAATAATAGCAGAACTAGAATTCCGTCTACACCAAGAAACAATTTTTTCGATGATTTTAGAGAATTTTTTGAACACTTTGATCAGTTTTTTATGGATAAGGGTCCAAGTGTTAATAGAGAAGTAGTATTGCTTGGATCAGGGTTCATTATAGATAAAAGTGGAACTATCGTAACCAATTATCATGTAATTAAAAATGCCAAAGACATCACTGTAACTATGAGTGATAACTCTTATTTCAAAGCAGAAGTTTTGGGTTATGATGCAAGAACTGACCTTGCTGTGCTTAAGATAAAGTCTGACAAAGATCTTTCCTTTGTTGCATTTGGTGATTCTGATAAAGCAAGAGTAGGTGATACTGTTGTAGCAATAGGTAATCCATTTGGTTTGGGTGGTTCTGTTAGCACAGGAATTGTATCTGCAAGATCAAGAGATATTAGCATTGGTGATATGAGTGAGTTTATCCAAACCGATGCTGCAATCAACAGAGGCAACTCAGGTGGGCCATTGTTTGATTTAAATGGAGAAGTTATAGGGATTAACACTGCTATTTACTCACCATCTGAATCCGGTGGTAATGTTGGTATAGGTTTTGCAATACCATCTAATTCAGCTATGACAATTATCGATACACTGAAAAATGGCAAGAAGATAAAACATGGTTGGCTTGGTGTGCAAGTTCAGCCTATAACAAAGGAGTTTGCTGAATCCCTTGGTCTCAAAGAGACAAGAGGTGCATTGGTTGCAAGTATAGTAAAGGATAGCCCTGCGGAAAAAGGTGGGATTAAGGTTGGTGATATACTGTTGGAGTTTGATAACAAAAGAATTGATAGAATGACGCAATTACCTCAAATGGTTTCAAGAGCTGGACCTGAGAAAAATGTGCAAGTTAGACTACTTAGAAAAGGAAAAGAAGTTAGCATCAAAGTCACGGTTGGAGAGTTTACGGGCGGCAGCCAAGAGGTTAATCAGGAAGAGAGCAAATCAACATCTGATTGTATAACCGGCTTAACTGTTTCAAATCTGCCGAATGACCTAAAAGAGAGTAAAGGTGATGTACCTGCAAAAGGTGTGATAGTTACTAACGTGGATAATAACAGTAATGCAACATTACGTGGTGTTAAAAAAGGAGATATAATAATTCAATTAGACGGTGCTGATATAGAAAATACTGGTGATTTTCAAAATCAAGTGGATTTAGCGGCAAAGAAAAATGGTAAAGACTCAATAATGTTGCTTATTTATCGCAGTGGAAATCAGTTTTTTACATCAATTAAACTAAAGAAGTAA
- a CDS encoding quinone oxidoreductase family protein, with protein sequence MTKAVQIKKTGGPEVLEFVSKDISEPKGEEVLIRHTVIGLNRYDSEHRKGTRTIKDLPSVLGMEAVGVVEKLGKNITGDLKVGDRVGYCTAPPGAYCEKRIIHLKYLIKIPDDISDEVAAAVLLKGMTAHYLVNHSYKIKPGAFVLVHGANGGLGQMICQWAKEKKGVVIGSVGHDEKIKVALQNGCTHAINYNDKNFTSKIMEITKNQGLGAVYDPIGYATSKISFESLGKFGIYVSYGQISGAAPINFSLLSSRSLFAAGTSIYHYKHDRFILLLTAMEIFEMLRKKLLTVRINKKYKFNEIIQAHHDMENRKVSGLNIIKIA encoded by the coding sequence ATGACTAAAGCTGTACAAATCAAAAAAACCGGAGGACCGGAAGTATTGGAATTTGTAAGTAAGGATATAAGCGAACCAAAAGGTGAAGAGGTTTTAATACGTCATACGGTTATTGGTTTAAATCGTTATGATTCAGAGCATAGAAAAGGTACACGTACAATTAAAGACCTACCATCAGTACTTGGAATGGAAGCAGTGGGAGTTGTTGAAAAGCTTGGCAAAAACATAACAGGTGATTTAAAAGTTGGAGATAGAGTTGGATATTGCACAGCACCACCTGGAGCATATTGCGAGAAAAGAATTATACACCTGAAATACCTAATAAAAATCCCAGATGATATATCAGACGAAGTCGCAGCCGCAGTGTTGCTAAAAGGAATGACAGCTCACTATCTGGTCAATCATTCTTACAAAATCAAACCTGGCGCTTTTGTGTTAGTTCATGGCGCAAACGGTGGATTAGGACAAATGATATGCCAGTGGGCAAAAGAGAAAAAAGGCGTAGTGATAGGCTCTGTAGGCCATGATGAAAAAATTAAGGTAGCTTTACAGAATGGTTGTACGCATGCAATAAACTACAACGATAAAAACTTCACTTCTAAAATCATGGAGATTACAAAAAATCAAGGATTAGGTGCCGTGTATGACCCCATAGGCTACGCTACAAGCAAAATTTCCTTTGAATCCTTAGGTAAGTTTGGTATTTATGTTTCCTATGGCCAAATATCTGGAGCTGCCCCGATTAATTTTTCATTACTTAGTTCACGGTCATTATTCGCAGCCGGCACTTCAATATATCATTACAAGCACGACAGATTCATATTATTGCTTACTGCAATGGAAATCTTTGAGATGCTGAGAAAAAAACTTTTAACTGTACGAATAAACAAAAAGTATAAATTTAATGAGATAATTCAGGCTCACCACGATATGGAAAATAGAAAAGTAAGTGGATTAAATATTATAAAAATTGCTTAA
- a CDS encoding IS110 family transposase — protein sequence MKKAKKSKLEVMNPNAAGIDIGSAVHYVCVPEGRDEQRIQKFSCFTEDLHNIAKWLKKCKVTTIAMESTGVYWIPLFQVLETYGLEVKLANARHVKNVPGRKSDVQDCQWLQQLHSYGLIQGSFRPDDQMCVLRGYVRQRKNLIENASTHINRMQKALIQMNIQLHKVISDITGVTGMQIIKAIVEGERNPEKLAEFRSVNMKNDKATIAKALTGDYREEHLFVLKQEYETYNFFQEKIIECDKSIENYYKTLETKSDESKELGREKNKSRRGRPNFTLREELYRVTGTDFTKIPGFDVLTVQTIISEVGIDHSKWRSEKHFTSWLGLSPGNKITGEKVLGTKTRKVINRATNAFRMAAYSVGGSKSALGAYCRKLKKRLGPIKAITATARKLACIFYQMLKYGQEYVEKGMEYYETCYKERVVKNLVKKARELGYILIQQEELIEGVS from the coding sequence ATGAAAAAAGCAAAAAAAAGTAAATTAGAAGTAATGAACCCTAACGCAGCAGGAATAGACATTGGTTCAGCTGTACATTATGTATGTGTGCCAGAGGGAAGAGATGAGCAACGTATACAAAAATTTAGCTGCTTTACAGAAGACCTTCATAATATAGCAAAGTGGTTAAAGAAGTGCAAAGTTACTACAATAGCTATGGAATCAACAGGAGTGTACTGGATTCCTTTGTTCCAAGTACTTGAAACATATGGACTTGAGGTAAAGCTGGCAAATGCAAGACATGTAAAAAATGTGCCAGGAAGAAAGTCAGATGTCCAGGATTGCCAATGGCTTCAACAGCTACATAGTTATGGATTGATTCAAGGATCATTTAGGCCAGATGATCAAATGTGTGTATTACGTGGTTATGTTCGGCAACGTAAAAACCTAATTGAAAATGCATCTACACATATCAATCGTATGCAAAAGGCATTAATACAAATGAATATCCAATTACATAAAGTTATAAGCGATATTACTGGTGTTACAGGAATGCAAATTATTAAAGCAATAGTAGAAGGTGAAAGGAATCCTGAAAAATTAGCTGAATTTAGAAGTGTGAATATGAAGAATGATAAGGCTACTATAGCAAAAGCATTAACAGGCGATTATAGAGAAGAACATTTGTTTGTATTAAAGCAAGAATATGAAACATATAATTTTTTTCAAGAGAAAATAATTGAATGTGATAAAAGTATAGAAAATTATTATAAAACATTGGAAACGAAGTCTGATGAAAGTAAAGAGTTAGGTAGGGAAAAAAATAAGTCTAGAAGAGGCAGACCAAACTTCACTTTGCGTGAAGAATTGTATCGGGTAACTGGTACAGATTTTACCAAAATTCCTGGATTTGATGTGTTAACTGTGCAAACTATTATTTCAGAGGTTGGTATTGATCATAGTAAATGGCGATCAGAAAAGCATTTTACCTCATGGTTGGGACTCAGCCCTGGTAATAAGATTACAGGGGAAAAAGTATTAGGAACAAAAACTCGTAAAGTTATTAACCGCGCTACAAATGCTTTTAGAATGGCTGCTTATTCTGTGGGAGGTAGTAAGAGTGCATTAGGTGCGTATTGTAGGAAATTAAAAAAACGACTAGGACCAATAAAAGCAATTACTGCGACGGCAAGAAAATTAGCATGTATCTTTTATCAAATGTTGAAATACGGGCAGGAGTATGTGGAAAAAGGGATGGAATATTATGAAACATGTTATAAAGAGAGAGTTGTAAAAAACTTGGTCAAGAAGGCACGGGAACTTGGTTATATCTTGATTCAACAAGAAGAACTAATTGAGGGAGTTTCTTAG
- a CDS encoding Fic family protein — MPPKDPPLSFSNNIAILHGEAMIKLGQLNEMAERLPNVERFVKAYIIKEALLSSAIEGIHTTLLDVFTQEISLTRPSKQTQLVISYTKALNIALNSIKNSTISQTILAANKELMRLDESSGEYRVDSVRVGDLIAAPASEVINLMSNLEDYIKTHNELPSLIKAGLVHVQFEIIHPFIDGNGRIGRLLIVILLIHYGLLSTPILYPSYYFKKNHFDYYRYLDRVRTHGDFEGWIEYYLNAIKDSCFDAYCRAKNIEKLERDLINTIQVSQHFSNIRETALQALNILFQLPIINIKELSKKLNKAYNTVNNLILQFIEARILVEDDDNKKRNKLYRFEPYLELLEQDIKPNSCPLHTVHFLLKYYIL, encoded by the coding sequence TTGCCACCAAAAGATCCTCCCCTTAGTTTTAGTAATAACATTGCTATTCTTCATGGAGAAGCTATGATAAAACTTGGCCAGTTAAATGAGATGGCTGAGCGTTTACCAAATGTAGAAAGGTTTGTCAAAGCTTACATAATAAAAGAAGCACTACTTTCTTCAGCTATTGAAGGTATACACACAACACTACTTGATGTTTTTACTCAAGAAATATCGTTGACAAGACCGAGCAAGCAAACACAATTAGTGATAAGTTATACCAAAGCTCTTAATATAGCGTTAAATTCGATAAAAAATTCAACTATATCACAAACCATTTTAGCTGCTAACAAAGAACTAATGCGTCTTGATGAAAGTAGTGGTGAATACCGTGTAGATTCTGTGCGTGTTGGCGATCTAATTGCTGCCCCTGCATCAGAAGTGATCAATCTAATGAGTAACTTAGAAGACTACATTAAAACTCACAACGAATTGCCTTCACTTATAAAGGCAGGACTAGTGCACGTACAATTTGAAATTATTCACCCGTTTATAGATGGTAATGGAAGGATAGGAAGGCTTCTGATTGTTATACTGTTAATTCATTACGGTTTATTGTCAACTCCAATACTTTATCCATCTTATTATTTTAAAAAGAATCACTTTGATTACTACAGATATTTAGATAGGGTAAGAACTCATGGTGATTTTGAAGGATGGATCGAATATTACTTAAATGCAATAAAAGATAGCTGCTTTGACGCCTACTGTAGAGCTAAAAATATTGAAAAATTAGAAAGGGATTTAATTAATACGATACAAGTAAGCCAACATTTCTCCAACATCCGTGAAACAGCTCTGCAGGCATTAAACATACTTTTTCAACTTCCAATCATAAATATTAAGGAGTTAAGCAAAAAACTAAATAAAGCATATAATACAGTAAATAATCTTATTCTACAATTTATTGAAGCTAGAATATTGGTGGAAGATGACGATAATAAAAAACGTAATAAGCTTTATAGATTTGAGCCTTATTTGGAACTTCTTGAACAAGATATAAAACCAAATAGCTGTCCTTTGCATACTGTCCATTTTCTACTTAAATATTATATATTGTAA
- a CDS encoding U-box domain-containing protein yields the protein MRGDVLHGILKDYHDDENRLTDDERLICEHVEKICDENYEFFLQNNFICPITRSLLLDPVNLEDVDGSKSSQQAFEKSDIEEHLKRDQIKSTY from the coding sequence TTGCGAGGTGATGTTTTACACGGCATTCTTAAAGACTACCATGATGATGAAAATCGATTGACGGATGATGAACGTCTAATATGTGAACATGTCGAAAAGATATGTGACGAAAACTATGAATTTTTCTTACAAAATAATTTTATCTGTCCGATAACAAGGTCTCTTTTGCTAGACCCTGTCAATTTGGAGGATGTGGATGGATCAAAATCATCACAACAGGCATTTGAGAAGTCTGACATTGAAGAACACTTGAAAAGAGACCAGATAAAATCCACTTACTAA